AAGCCTCTTGGCCGCAGTGAGCATTCCAGAGTAACTGAGGTCCATTCCCTTCACAGAATACGGCAGTGGATGGTATTTTGTGCCCTCCTTAGCTTGGCGCTCTACAATAGGACCAGCAGGGAATCGCATCCCGACTGCACGACCAAATGTATCCAGCATATTACCTATTGCGATATCAAGAGTTTCACCAAAAGTGCGAAAACGACCGCCGGCATAGGCAATGATCTGAGTATTTCCACCAGACACATAGACCGTTACAGGATCGATGAAACCTGACTCTAAGCACCCAATCTCCACGTGTGCAACACAATGATTTACTCCAACTATAGGTACCGATAGCGCCAGTGAAATTGCACGTGCCATGGTGGCCGTCACACGAAGACAGGGACCAAGCCCAGGGCCACGAGAGAATGCAACAACATCAATCGCATCGGGAGAGATATCCGCGGCCTCAATTGCTCGAGCGATTAGATCGGGGCCCAATTCAGCATGATGGCGACTGGCTTCACGGGGGTGGATTCCGCCCTCTTTAGGAGAGAGCATATCCCATTCATTAGCCAAGACCTCACCATCGCTGGTCACGATTCCGGCGCCAAATGAGTGAGCGGTACCCTCTAGGCCCAGAGCGATAAGTGTCATCTCAATTACTCCAGAACTTGTACAACAAGTAACAATATACTCTCCACTTAATATTGACTAATGGACTGCTGTTACACAGTATTGGTAGCTCTTAACAAAGGGTTTATAATTTCGCACTCAGGCTTGCACGCGAGGAAATCCAAGAATGCCCGACGAGAGGATGCCCATCAAAGCCCTTGAAGCAGCTATTAATGACGAAGTGACCATCAAGCTAAAGGATCAGCGTGTATTCCGAGGCAAGCTTACAAGATGCGACATCTACATGAATTTGACACTTGCCGATGCTGAAGAGCTTGAGAATGATGAGATAAGGGCAAAATACGGTTCAATTCTCATTAGAGGAAATAATATCCTTTGGATCCAGATACCTGAATAATAATATTCAGGCTCTAAAAATCATCAAGCGACCTACGCCTGTAGGACTCGACCAGTTCAACGAGTTCCTCTTCACCCTGCTGGCGGGCAAGTTCTCGTGCCACTCGCATGAATCCCTGGAATTGTTGTTCGAACCGTTTTCGACTAATGAACGCAAATTCGTCAATTCGTTGGAGATCTACAACGTCGGCTTTGATGACAGGTATTGTTGCTCGTACCAGTTCATTTTCTGCCAGATGAGAGAGAGAACTGTTGACAATCACTGCACGAATTCTACGTTCTATCAACATTCCTGCTGTCTGAGGGCCGCCCCCACTGGCATCTTCAAAGAGAACTATGTCTCCAGCTCGTAGACCAATGGTGCGAATATAGTCTTCAATACTCTCACGTGTGAAATGGGGGATCACTTTGACTGCAATCATATCTCCACGCATCTCACGACGCCTTACACCACGTAGTAGTTTAATACGCTCACTAAGACGTTTCACCTGTTTCTGAAGCCGATGAACCTCTCGCTTCATAGTCTTGAGTTCGGATTCTTTCCGGCTGACCTCGCGGTCACGTTTGACTCGCCAATAGTTTTCACGGTTTATTATCTCAAGACTGTATGTTAGCTCGCTCTCCCGGAATTTGTGATACTCGATCAGGCGGGCCAGATCATCGACACGCTCACTTAGATCTTCGATTTTCGTTTCAGCATGGGATAAACGGGCCCGAAGTGCATCAAATCGTTCCTGAGTGAGGGGTTCCTCCAGAAACTCAGGTTCGGGCACTTCAACCACATCGGATTCGACATGGACTAATTGAGCAATAGCCTCACTAAGAGACATCCCCTTCAAGACAAGCGCTTTTACATGATTCCGATCCACTTGAATCTGCTCGTCCCGAATTTTACGATCAATTTGTTGGAGTTTGGGAAGAACATCCCGATAGGCATAGACGGCCGCTGTAAGTGCATCACGCTCGTGGGCATTTGAAATCCGGGATGACTCTGAAAAAACACGTGCAATCTCTTGCTTTTCCGAGACAGGAATAGGTTTGTTTGGAACAAAGAGGTTCGCACTGAGAGTTGACGCGAGCTTCTTGACAAAGTGCGGCACAGGTGTAGTATCGGTAGCCACAATCACAGGCACACCATGTTCGTAGACTAGCCGGATGATATCTGCACGTGTCAAGCCCTTGCGGCTCTTTAAGAGACGAATAGTTCCAGCGAATGTGAGAAGACATACTGCCGCGGTGGTACCGGGATCGATGCCCATTATGAAATACCTTGGACGAAGATTGGGAGTGATGGGAGTCGGTTCTAGAGGTAAAAATTCTGCACGTTTTCGAACGGGGGTCACAAGCACATTGAAGTCGCCACCACGTTTGCTTTCTACAAGACCTTTGATTACAGGAAGCGGCGCATACGCGATTATGCGTGAACTGGAATAGCCAAAGTCTGATGTTCGGACATCAATATCATAGTCGATCTCCGCCTCTTTCAGTACCGATTCGATGTGGCGGGT
This region of Candidatus Thorarchaeota archaeon genomic DNA includes:
- a CDS encoding DUF460 domain-containing protein, which encodes MVADHEFIIGFDILPSYSPRSRTRPKFACAVVCDGIVVSEHEEISRRDLIRLVQEIKPIYIATDNIFEIVPDTKSIFALMNRFPFETKLVQVTGVPPKQVSIKSLARKFHFPLHGKPTPLEAARLSAILASKGVGYFLECFGEQTEIKVTRGRKMGRGGQSANRYRRKLHSEIQQMTRHIESVLKEAEIDYDIDVRTSDFGYSSSRIIAYAPLPVIKGLVESKRGGDFNVLVTPVRKRAEFLPLEPTPITPNLRPRYFIMGIDPGTTAAVCLLTFAGTIRLLKSRKGLTRADIIRLVYEHGVPVIVATDTTPVPHFVKKLASTLSANLFVPNKPIPVSEKQEIARVFSESSRISNAHERDALTAAVYAYRDVLPKLQQIDRKIRDEQIQVDRNHVKALVLKGMSLSEAIAQLVHVESDVVEVPEPEFLEEPLTQERFDALRARLSHAETKIEDLSERVDDLARLIEYHKFRESELTYSLEIINRENYWRVKRDREVSRKESELKTMKREVHRLQKQVKRLSERIKLLRGVRRREMRGDMIAVKVIPHFTRESIEDYIRTIGLRAGDIVLFEDASGGGPQTAGMLIERRIRAVIVNSSLSHLAENELVRATIPVIKADVVDLQRIDEFAFISRKRFEQQFQGFMRVARELARQQGEEELVELVESYRRRSLDDF
- a CDS encoding RNA-binding protein, with product MPDERMPIKALEAAINDEVTIKLKDQRVFRGKLTRCDIYMNLTLADAEELENDEIRAKYGSILIRGNNILWIQIPE
- a CDS encoding bifunctional N(6)-L-threonylcarbamoyladenine synthase/serine/threonine protein kinase; its protein translation is MTLIALGLEGTAHSFGAGIVTSDGEVLANEWDMLSPKEGGIHPREASRHHAELGPDLIARAIEAADISPDAIDVVAFSRGPGLGPCLRVTATMARAISLALSVPIVGVNHCVAHVEIGCLESGFIDPVTVYVSGGNTQIIAYAGGRFRTFGETLDIAIGNMLDTFGRAVGMRFPAGPIVERQAKEGTKYHPLPYSVKGMDLSYSGMLTAAKRLFDEGVPLNDLCFSIQETAFGMLAEIAERAIAHTKKHELLLTGGVARNNRLTEILEGVAARHGATFHRVSPPLAGDQGAMIAWTGLLQYQAGDKLNIPESHILPKWRTDAQDIIWRSH